In one Nocardioides sp. NBC_00368 genomic region, the following are encoded:
- the rimM gene encoding ribosome maturation factor RimM (Essential for efficient processing of 16S rRNA), protein MELIEVLVGRIGKPHGIRGFVTVEVRTDEPDRRFAEGTVLRTQPPKGSAYAAKRLTVEGARWHGQVLQVAFEEITDRNEAEAARGTLLFADVPAEESPEDPDEYYDHQLIGLTAFDEEGRELGTVKALVHGGAQDLLTIRTPDRRDALVPFVKALVPVVDLAEKKVVIADRPGLVTPFPENTEDEDDTK, encoded by the coding sequence GTGGAGTTGATCGAGGTGCTGGTCGGACGGATCGGCAAGCCGCACGGGATCCGAGGGTTCGTGACCGTCGAGGTGCGCACCGACGAGCCCGACAGGCGGTTCGCCGAGGGGACGGTGCTGCGCACGCAGCCCCCCAAGGGATCGGCGTACGCCGCGAAGCGGCTGACCGTGGAGGGCGCCCGTTGGCACGGGCAGGTGCTCCAGGTCGCCTTCGAGGAGATCACCGACCGCAACGAGGCCGAGGCTGCCCGCGGGACCCTGCTCTTCGCCGACGTCCCGGCCGAGGAGTCGCCCGAGGACCCCGACGAGTACTACGACCATCAGCTCATCGGCCTGACCGCCTTCGACGAGGAGGGCCGCGAGCTGGGCACCGTCAAGGCGCTGGTCCATGGCGGTGCGCAGGACCTGCTGACGATCCGTACCCCTGACCGGCGCGACGCGCTGGTGCCGTTCGTGAAGGCGCTGGTGCCGGTCGTCGACCTCGCCGAGAAGAAGGTCGTCATCGCCGACCGGCCCGGCCTGGTCACGCCCTTCCCCGAGAACACCGAGGACGAGGACGACACCAAGTGA
- a CDS encoding FHA domain-containing protein, with the protein MQTLRVDVSGRALSFPPDKIVRIGRSIDADVVLSSSSVSRAHAELRPDPTGWKLVDVGSAGGTYVSGSRVTEVPLTGATEVQLGPAGPGSTITVTLDDAPVAAGAPRAQAPAPPPPPAGFAGPGATVAPPTGVPAAAPAAPGHQPPAPQAPSADDGISEMTIAPGMARPTAPGQPPTPPTGPDLLLVAEGKEHRFRHPVTVTIGRAADNSVVLEDQGVSRQHARLVAKPGGWTFENASQTGSFLKGKPLAREEIDEETEIRLGHPVAGEILKVIPIYAAEVEVARAAAKRRNKLLLWGGIGAAAAIVVIGLVVAMFVVPGGDPSAQDNGLTKDELNSAQRAAVWITYAPTEDTIAMGSGSIVTADGKILTNAHVADPAKIPEYAAKGEVSPEFVNIHLTDPAEGYKVGEPDYVAKVIESDGEVDSAVVQIVADGEGNQVNPSSLDLPTISLGNSDAVDRGDFIATIGFPMLPKESFADKAGVLFQPPTVAEGNVATILSFEGEERAVFDVTARISSGNSGGAAVNDDGELVGVPTSIGWDESNVVTGQVIPLAQHIPILEAAGVDVSAARK; encoded by the coding sequence ATGCAGACGCTTCGCGTAGACGTATCGGGACGTGCGCTCAGCTTCCCGCCCGACAAGATCGTCCGAATAGGACGCTCGATCGATGCCGACGTGGTGCTCTCGTCCTCCTCGGTCTCGCGTGCTCATGCCGAGCTCCGCCCGGACCCCACCGGGTGGAAGCTGGTCGACGTGGGCTCCGCCGGCGGGACGTACGTCTCCGGCAGCCGCGTCACCGAGGTGCCGTTGACCGGGGCGACCGAGGTCCAGCTGGGCCCGGCGGGGCCGGGATCGACGATCACCGTCACCCTCGACGATGCGCCGGTGGCGGCCGGGGCTCCGCGCGCCCAGGCGCCGGCTCCTCCGCCTCCGCCGGCGGGCTTCGCCGGGCCCGGCGCGACCGTGGCCCCGCCCACGGGGGTGCCTGCAGCGGCCCCGGCCGCCCCCGGTCACCAGCCGCCCGCGCCCCAGGCTCCGTCGGCGGACGACGGGATCTCCGAGATGACGATCGCCCCCGGGATGGCGCGGCCCACCGCCCCCGGGCAGCCGCCGACCCCGCCGACCGGACCAGACCTGCTGCTGGTGGCCGAGGGCAAGGAGCACCGCTTCCGCCACCCGGTCACCGTCACCATCGGCCGCGCGGCCGACAACTCGGTCGTGCTGGAGGACCAGGGCGTCTCGCGCCAGCACGCCCGACTGGTCGCCAAGCCCGGCGGCTGGACCTTCGAGAACGCCTCCCAGACCGGCTCTTTCCTCAAGGGCAAGCCGCTGGCGCGGGAAGAGATCGACGAGGAGACCGAGATCCGCCTGGGGCACCCGGTGGCCGGTGAGATCCTCAAGGTCATCCCGATCTACGCGGCCGAGGTCGAGGTCGCCCGGGCAGCCGCCAAGCGCCGCAACAAGCTCCTGCTGTGGGGCGGGATCGGGGCCGCGGCCGCGATCGTGGTCATCGGGCTCGTCGTGGCGATGTTCGTGGTGCCCGGCGGCGACCCGTCCGCCCAGGACAACGGCCTGACCAAGGACGAGCTCAACAGCGCGCAGCGGGCCGCCGTCTGGATCACCTACGCGCCGACCGAGGACACCATCGCGATGGGCTCCGGCTCGATCGTCACCGCGGACGGCAAGATCCTCACCAACGCCCACGTCGCCGACCCGGCGAAGATCCCGGAGTACGCCGCGAAGGGCGAGGTCTCGCCCGAGTTCGTCAACATCCACCTGACCGACCCGGCCGAGGGCTACAAGGTCGGCGAGCCCGACTACGTCGCCAAGGTCATCGAGTCCGACGGCGAGGTCGACAGCGCGGTCGTGCAGATCGTCGCCGACGGCGAGGGCAACCAGGTGAACCCGTCCTCGCTGGACCTGCCGACGATCTCGCTCGGCAACTCCGACGCGGTCGACCGCGGCGACTTCATCGCCACGATCGGCTTCCCGATGCTGCCGAAGGAGAGCTTCGCGGACAAGGCCGGCGTGCTCTTCCAGCCGCCGACCGTTGCCGAGGGCAACGTGGCGACCATCCTCTCCTTCGAGGGGGAGGAGCGGGCCGTCTTCGACGTCACCGCCCGGATCTCCAGCGGCAACTCCGGCGGCGCCGCGGTCAACGACGACGGTGAGCTCGTCGGCGTACCGACCTCCATCGGCTGGGACGAGAGCAACGTCGTCACCGGCCAGGTCATCCCGCTCGCCCAGCACATCCCGATCCTCGAGGCGGCCGGCGTGGACGTGTCCGCGGCGAGGAAGTGA
- the trmD gene encoding tRNA (guanosine(37)-N1)-methyltransferase TrmD, whose translation MRLDYLTIFPDYLAPLRLSLPGKAIESGLLEMHVHDVRDWTHDKHRAVDDTPYGGGAGMVMKPEPFGEAFDELGIDGATVIVTTPSGEPFTQSLARELSTRARLVFLLGRYEGIDQRVLDHAATRAEVREISLGDYVLNGGEVAAMAITEAVVRLLPGFMGNAESLVEESHEDGLLEYPVYTKPASWRDLEVPKVLLSGDHKRIAEWRHQQAVERTSVRRPDLLHASQAATEWEIVRAVRADAPELHTLQLACWVQEMHDNPGVPIPPLHESLEDTVSALETHDVYVVRSAGRLVGSVRARLEGDVWEIGRLMTAPDMHGRGLGRQLLDHIQAVAPAGARTLSLFTGAKSERNQKIYKKAGFRLRRDLDAPPGAVILTKPRRAVG comes from the coding sequence GTGAGGCTCGACTACCTCACCATCTTCCCCGACTACCTCGCGCCGCTGCGGCTGAGCCTGCCGGGCAAGGCGATCGAGTCCGGGCTGTTGGAGATGCACGTCCACGACGTACGTGACTGGACCCATGACAAGCACCGCGCTGTCGACGACACTCCCTATGGCGGTGGCGCCGGGATGGTGATGAAGCCGGAGCCGTTCGGCGAGGCCTTCGACGAGCTGGGCATCGACGGCGCGACCGTGATCGTGACGACGCCGAGCGGCGAGCCGTTCACGCAGAGCCTCGCGCGCGAGCTCTCGACCCGGGCCCGGCTGGTCTTCCTGCTCGGCCGCTACGAGGGCATCGACCAGCGCGTCCTCGACCATGCCGCCACCCGTGCCGAGGTCCGCGAGATCTCCCTGGGCGACTACGTGCTCAACGGGGGAGAGGTCGCCGCGATGGCGATCACGGAGGCCGTCGTACGCCTGCTTCCCGGGTTCATGGGCAACGCCGAGTCGCTCGTGGAGGAGTCCCACGAGGACGGCCTGCTGGAGTACCCGGTCTACACGAAGCCTGCCTCTTGGCGCGACCTCGAGGTGCCGAAGGTGCTGCTCAGCGGTGACCACAAGCGCATCGCCGAGTGGCGTCACCAGCAGGCCGTGGAAAGAACCTCCGTACGCCGCCCCGACCTGCTCCACGCGTCCCAGGCAGCCACGGAGTGGGAGATCGTGCGCGCCGTCCGTGCCGACGCCCCGGAGCTGCACACGCTGCAGCTCGCCTGCTGGGTGCAGGAGATGCACGACAACCCCGGTGTCCCGATCCCGCCGCTGCACGAGTCGCTCGAGGACACGGTGAGCGCGCTGGAGACCCACGACGTCTATGTCGTCCGCTCCGCCGGACGGCTGGTCGGCTCGGTCCGCGCCCGGCTCGAGGGCGACGTCTGGGAGATCGGCCGGCTGATGACCGCCCCGGACATGCACGGCCGCGGCCTCGGTCGCCAGCTGCTGGACCACATCCAGGCGGTGGCCCCGGCGGGCGCCAGGACCCTCTCGCTCTTCACCGGTGCGAAGAGCGAGCGGAACCAGAAGATCTACAAGAAGGCCGGTTTCAGGCTGCGTCGTGACCTCGACGCGCCGCCCGGTGCTGTGATCCTCACCAAACCCAGGCGAGCAGTTGGATAA
- a CDS encoding ribonuclease HII encodes MSTAPTLRVERSMLRDGITHLGAVDEVGRGALCGPVSIGIVVISEATRTAPQGVRDSKLLTPEAREMLAPKVRRWAVDSAVGHALASEIDEIGIMAAMRLAGQRALGALDVRPDALLLDGNHNYLTPPVQEGLFGEVSAMVDEVEVPPVTTMIKADMKCAAVAAASILAKTSRDALMVALHEEYPDYAWADNKGYSAPAHIAALERLGPSAYHRRSWSLPGTSPVLALES; translated from the coding sequence GTGAGCACTGCGCCTACCCTGCGTGTCGAGCGGTCCATGCTGCGCGATGGCATCACCCATCTCGGTGCCGTCGACGAGGTGGGCCGCGGCGCGCTCTGCGGGCCGGTCTCGATCGGGATCGTGGTGATCTCGGAGGCGACGCGCACAGCACCGCAGGGCGTACGCGACTCCAAGCTGCTCACGCCCGAGGCCCGGGAGATGCTCGCGCCGAAGGTGCGCCGCTGGGCCGTCGACTCGGCCGTCGGCCACGCGCTGGCCTCCGAGATCGACGAGATCGGGATCATGGCCGCGATGCGGCTGGCCGGGCAGCGAGCCTTGGGAGCCCTGGACGTACGTCCCGACGCGCTGCTGCTCGACGGCAACCACAACTATCTGACCCCGCCCGTGCAGGAGGGTCTCTTCGGTGAGGTCTCCGCGATGGTGGACGAGGTCGAGGTCCCGCCGGTGACGACGATGATCAAGGCCGACATGAAGTGCGCGGCCGTCGCCGCCGCCTCGATCCTGGCGAAGACCTCGCGCGACGCGCTGATGGTCGCGCTGCACGAGGAGTATCCCGACTACGCCTGGGCGGACAACAAGGGCTACTCCGCGCCCGCCCACATCGCCGCGTTGGAGCGCCTCGGACCGTCGGCATATCACCGCCGCTCGTGGAGTCTTCCCGGCACTTCGCCGGTCTTGGCTCTAGAGTCATAA
- a CDS encoding RNA-binding protein translates to MLAEALEHLVRGVVDNPDEVSVRDKQLRRGSVLEVRVHPDDLGKVIGRGGRTATAFRTVISALAGKGGARIDFVDVDGGR, encoded by the coding sequence ATGCTCGCCGAAGCTCTCGAGCACCTCGTCCGAGGAGTCGTCGACAACCCGGACGAGGTGAGCGTGCGCGACAAGCAGCTTCGTCGCGGCTCCGTCCTCGAGGTCCGGGTCCACCCCGACGACCTCGGCAAGGTGATCGGCCGCGGCGGCCGCACCGCCACCGCGTTCCGCACGGTCATCTCCGCGCTGGCCGGCAAGGGCGGCGCGCGGATCGACTTCGTCGACGTCGACGGCGGTCGCTGA
- a CDS encoding ammonium transporter: MTTDLAWQLLCTALVLFMTPGLAFFYGGLVKSKSVVSMMMLSFGSLGLITLLWVLYGFSGIGTISESGITNFFGNPFQDFGLTGAFGDLVKEFDDGTAVEDSTNFFGGLAFGGSFAIITVALISGSIADRAKFWPWLLFAGIWATVVYFPGQAWVWALNADGDYIGWIGKWGALDWAGGTIVHQAAGAAALALALVLGQRKVGFSKEETAAHNVPLVLIGTAILWFGWFGFNTGVPGTTQGQTTLIFLNTLIAPAAGLIGWIIVEKFKDGKSTAVGAASGVVAGLVAITPACAHIAPIWAIFLGLLVGVVCCLAVELKWKLGFDDTLDVVGIHLVAGFIGCVYLGFFAQVGGTGLFFGGGFDQLIKQVGSSLAVIAFAFIVAYVVGLAIEKTIGFRAKEEDEVAGIDLAIHEPGYQEVG, from the coding sequence ATGACTACCGATCTTGCATGGCAGCTGCTGTGCACGGCGCTCGTGCTCTTCATGACTCCTGGCCTCGCCTTCTTCTACGGCGGCCTCGTGAAGTCTAAGAGCGTCGTGTCGATGATGATGTTGAGCTTCGGCTCCCTCGGCCTGATCACCCTGCTGTGGGTGCTCTACGGCTTCAGCGGCATCGGAACCATCTCCGAGTCCGGCATCACGAACTTCTTCGGCAACCCGTTCCAGGACTTCGGTCTGACCGGCGCCTTCGGCGACCTGGTCAAGGAGTTCGACGACGGCACGGCGGTCGAGGACTCGACCAACTTCTTCGGCGGCCTCGCCTTCGGTGGCTCCTTCGCCATCATCACGGTGGCGCTGATCTCGGGTTCGATCGCCGACCGCGCGAAGTTCTGGCCGTGGCTGCTCTTCGCCGGCATCTGGGCGACCGTCGTCTACTTCCCGGGCCAGGCCTGGGTGTGGGCCCTCAACGCCGACGGCGACTACATCGGCTGGATCGGCAAGTGGGGCGCCCTGGACTGGGCCGGCGGCACGATCGTCCACCAGGCCGCCGGTGCGGCCGCGCTCGCCCTGGCGCTCGTCCTCGGTCAGCGCAAGGTCGGCTTCTCCAAGGAGGAGACGGCTGCTCACAACGTACCGCTGGTCCTGATCGGCACCGCGATCCTCTGGTTCGGCTGGTTCGGCTTCAACACCGGCGTCCCGGGCACCACCCAGGGCCAGACCACGCTGATCTTCCTCAACACCCTGATCGCCCCGGCCGCGGGTCTGATCGGCTGGATCATCGTGGAGAAGTTCAAGGACGGTAAGTCCACCGCTGTCGGCGCCGCCTCCGGTGTCGTCGCCGGTCTGGTCGCGATCACCCCGGCCTGTGCCCACATCGCCCCGATCTGGGCGATCTTCCTCGGCCTCCTCGTCGGCGTCGTGTGCTGCCTCGCCGTCGAGCTGAAGTGGAAGCTCGGCTTCGACGACACCCTCGACGTGGTCGGCATCCACCTGGTCGCCGGTTTCATCGGCTGTGTCTACCTCGGCTTCTTCGCCCAGGTCGGCGGCACCGGCCTCTTCTTCGGTGGCGGCTTCGACCAGCTCATCAAGCAGGTCGGCTCCTCGCTGGCCGTGATCGCCTTCGCCTTCATCGTCGCGTACGTCGTCGGCCTGGCGATCGAGAAGACCATCGGTTTCCGTGCCAAGGAGGAGGACGAGGTCGCCGGTATCGACCTCGCCATCCACGAGCCCGGTTACCAAGAGGTCGGCTGA
- a CDS encoding amidohydrolase family protein, which produces MTALRFSGPVLPDGEVRDLYVLDGRITYERPSGAETGASGWIVPGLVDAHCHIGLGPDGAVDQETAEAQAIADRDAGALLLRDAGSAADTRWVQSRDDLPRLIRAGRHIGRTKRYMRNYADEVEPDGLAEAVERQARSGDGWVKLVGDWIDRAEGDLKPSFPAESFAEAIKVAHDNDARVTAHCFGHEVLPGLIEAGIDCIEHGTGLTPDLVETMAEQGTALVPTVAQLEIFPGLAAAAAPKFPTYAATMEDLYARRRETIMSAYEAGVALYAGSDGAGDQLHGVLPTEVLAMHRLGLPADVVLGAASWRAREWLGHNPGLAEGDPADFVVYDTNPLDDLTVLGRPAAVVLRGVVY; this is translated from the coding sequence ATGACTGCTCTGCGCTTCTCCGGCCCGGTCCTTCCCGATGGAGAGGTGCGGGACCTCTACGTTCTCGACGGCCGCATCACCTACGAGCGGCCGTCGGGGGCGGAGACCGGCGCGTCCGGTTGGATCGTCCCCGGCCTCGTCGACGCCCACTGCCACATCGGGCTGGGGCCGGACGGCGCAGTCGACCAGGAGACCGCCGAGGCCCAGGCGATCGCCGATCGCGACGCCGGCGCCCTGCTCCTCCGCGACGCCGGAAGCGCCGCCGACACCCGCTGGGTCCAGTCCCGCGACGACCTGCCGCGGCTGATCCGCGCCGGCCGCCACATCGGACGTACGAAGCGCTACATGCGCAACTACGCCGACGAGGTCGAGCCCGACGGTCTGGCCGAGGCCGTCGAGCGCCAGGCCCGCTCCGGCGACGGCTGGGTCAAGCTGGTCGGTGACTGGATCGACCGCGCCGAGGGAGACCTGAAGCCGTCCTTCCCGGCCGAGTCGTTCGCCGAGGCGATCAAGGTCGCCCACGACAACGACGCGCGGGTCACCGCCCACTGCTTCGGCCACGAGGTCCTGCCCGGCCTGATCGAGGCCGGGATCGACTGCATCGAGCACGGGACCGGCCTGACCCCGGATCTCGTCGAGACGATGGCCGAGCAGGGCACCGCACTGGTCCCCACCGTGGCCCAGCTGGAGATCTTCCCGGGTCTGGCCGCCGCCGCGGCGCCCAAGTTCCCGACGTACGCCGCCACCATGGAGGACCTCTACGCCCGCCGCCGCGAGACGATCATGAGCGCCTACGAGGCGGGGGTCGCGCTCTACGCGGGCTCCGACGGCGCGGGCGACCAGCTGCACGGCGTACTCCCGACCGAGGTCCTCGCGATGCACCGCCTCGGCCTTCCTGCCGACGTCGTCCTCGGCGCCGCCTCGTGGCGCGCGCGGGAGTGGCTCGGCCACAACCCCGGCCTCGCCGAGGGCGACCCGGCCGACTTCGTCGTCTACGACACCAACCCCCTCGACGACCTCACCGTCCTCGGCCGGCCGGCGGCCGTGGTCCTCAGGGGAGTCGTCTACTAG
- a CDS encoding Fic family protein, which yields MTDTDWPPHTYVTRPYRQRIPRGPRADRLLREVTVALPPHIADLDLVLERPVAAMTTASAGALRHLDLVHGRTMDGLNHLQLRTEAIDSSKIEHVEASLADYGRALLGIGANSSATSMASATQAMQRLISEADTTRKITSDAILRAHRDLFARHPDEAANAGRFRVVQNWVGGSDYAPRDTLHVPPPPETVVDYIEDLVAFANRDDLSPIAQAAIVHAQFESIHPFIDGNGRIGRALIHAVLRRRRASRHLAVPIASALVAHRDRYFAALNDYRAGTAATIIAMLAASTTIATTESWKTAETLESIRGSWGEAAGGPRPGSAAYRLLDLLTEEPILNAELVTEQLGIEDVDETIEGLERAGVLTRAKRTRRSPVWLAPAVLAEVEDLSARIQHQARQLPYGPR from the coding sequence GTGACCGACACCGACTGGCCGCCGCACACCTACGTGACGCGCCCCTATCGGCAGCGGATCCCCCGCGGGCCGCGCGCGGACAGGCTGCTCCGCGAGGTCACCGTGGCGTTACCGCCCCACATCGCCGACCTCGACCTCGTGCTGGAGCGCCCGGTGGCGGCGATGACGACCGCCAGCGCCGGTGCGCTGCGGCATCTCGATCTGGTCCACGGCCGGACGATGGACGGGCTCAACCACCTGCAGCTGCGCACCGAGGCGATCGACTCCTCCAAGATCGAGCACGTCGAGGCCAGCCTGGCCGACTACGGGCGAGCCCTGCTCGGCATCGGCGCCAACTCCTCGGCGACCTCGATGGCGTCGGCGACCCAGGCCATGCAGCGGCTGATCAGCGAGGCCGACACCACCCGCAAGATCACCTCCGACGCGATCCTGCGCGCCCACCGCGACCTGTTCGCACGACACCCCGACGAGGCGGCCAACGCCGGCAGGTTCCGCGTCGTGCAGAACTGGGTCGGCGGCTCCGACTACGCGCCCCGCGACACCCTCCACGTGCCGCCACCGCCGGAGACGGTGGTCGACTACATCGAGGACCTGGTCGCCTTCGCGAACCGCGACGACCTCTCCCCCATCGCCCAGGCCGCCATCGTGCACGCCCAGTTCGAGTCGATCCATCCCTTCATCGACGGCAACGGCCGTATCGGCCGGGCGCTCATCCACGCCGTGCTCCGGCGACGCCGTGCCTCCCGTCACCTGGCCGTGCCGATCGCCTCCGCGCTCGTCGCCCACCGCGACCGCTACTTCGCCGCGCTCAACGACTACCGGGCCGGAACGGCGGCCACGATCATCGCCATGCTCGCGGCCTCGACGACCATCGCGACGACGGAGTCCTGGAAGACGGCCGAGACGCTGGAGAGCATCCGGGGATCCTGGGGCGAGGCGGCCGGCGGTCCGCGACCTGGGTCGGCTGCGTACCGTCTTCTCGACCTTCTCACCGAGGAGCCCATCCTCAACGCCGAGCTCGTGACCGAGCAGCTGGGGATCGAGGATGTCGACGAGACGATCGAGGGGCTCGAACGGGCCGGGGTCCTCACCCGCGCCAAGCGCACCCGCCGCTCCCCTGTGTGGCTCGCGCCGGCGGTGCTGGCCGAGGTCGAGGACCTCAGCGCCCGCATCCAGCACCAAGCCAGGCAGCTTCCGTACGGGCCCCGTTGA
- the lepB gene encoding signal peptidase I: MTSNDRDPSVGVGPQARWDGPDMGGSRSFSSSPQAPRWSAEQAGPGNRPGHPPRQAPAREEEHKPRLSAWQEGIVLVVLAVLVAVVVKALFVQAFYIPSESMEPGLQGGPSVATDDRVLVEKPSYWLSGTPQRGDVVVFSDPGSWLGADDSAGPDNIIGKSLAVIGLYPEGGHLVKRVIGVPGDVIECCDKQGRLIVNGVPIDEPYARPSETKCGRPNKEGECFGPMPGTRHWEVGPVPEGSLFVMGDNRANSADSTVHMCTANETDCALVPWVPEDNVVGKVVALGWPIDRAKWIHRPDSFEGVPSQ, encoded by the coding sequence GTGACTTCGAACGACCGCGATCCTTCCGTCGGCGTCGGGCCCCAGGCCCGCTGGGACGGGCCCGACATGGGGGGATCGCGGTCGTTCTCGTCTTCCCCCCAGGCCCCGCGCTGGTCCGCCGAGCAGGCGGGCCCGGGCAATCGTCCGGGTCACCCGCCGCGCCAGGCTCCGGCCCGCGAGGAGGAGCACAAGCCGCGCCTGTCGGCCTGGCAGGAGGGCATCGTCCTGGTCGTGCTCGCCGTGCTGGTCGCGGTCGTCGTGAAGGCTCTGTTCGTGCAGGCCTTCTACATCCCCTCCGAGTCCATGGAGCCCGGCCTGCAGGGCGGTCCCTCGGTGGCCACCGACGACCGGGTGCTCGTCGAGAAGCCGTCCTACTGGCTCTCCGGCACGCCTCAGCGCGGCGACGTCGTGGTCTTCTCCGACCCCGGCTCCTGGCTCGGGGCCGACGACTCGGCCGGTCCCGACAACATCATCGGCAAGAGCCTCGCCGTCATCGGTCTCTACCCCGAGGGCGGCCACCTGGTGAAGCGTGTCATCGGCGTCCCCGGCGACGTGATCGAGTGCTGCGACAAGCAGGGCCGGCTGATCGTCAACGGCGTCCCGATCGACGAGCCGTACGCGCGGCCCTCCGAGACCAAGTGCGGCCGCCCCAACAAGGAGGGTGAGTGCTTCGGGCCGATGCCCGGCACCCGGCACTGGGAGGTCGGTCCGGTTCCGGAGGGGTCGTTGTTCGTGATGGGCGACAACCGGGCCAACTCGGCCGACTCGACCGTACACATGTGCACGGCCAACGAGACCGACTGCGCCCTGGTGCCGTGGGTGCCGGAGGACAACGTGGTCGGCAAGGTCGTCGCCCTGGGCTGGCCGATCGACCGGGCGAAGTGGATCCACCGGCCCGACAGCTTCGAGGGCGTGCCGTCACAGTGA
- the rplS gene encoding 50S ribosomal protein L19: MSNVLAEVGNASKRDDLPEFRAGDTVKVHVKVVEGNRSRVQVFQGVVIRIHGSGIGRTFTVRKVSFGVGVERTFPLHSPIFEQIEVVTRGDVRRAKLYYLRNLRGKKAKIKERREA, translated from the coding sequence ATGAGCAACGTACTCGCTGAGGTCGGCAACGCCTCCAAGCGCGACGACCTGCCGGAGTTCCGCGCCGGTGACACCGTCAAGGTGCACGTGAAGGTCGTCGAGGGCAACCGGTCCCGCGTCCAGGTCTTCCAGGGCGTCGTGATCCGCATCCACGGTTCGGGCATCGGCCGCACCTTCACCGTCCGCAAGGTCTCCTTCGGCGTGGGTGTCGAGCGCACCTTCCCGCTGCACTCCCCGATCTTCGAGCAGATCGAGGTCGTCACCCGTGGTGACGTCCGTCGCGCGAAGCTCTACTACCTGCGCAACCTGCGCGGCAAGAAGGCGAAGATCAAGGAGCGCCGCGAGGCGTGA
- the rpsP gene encoding 30S ribosomal protein S16, translating to MAVKIRLKRLGKIRVPQYRIVIVDSRKKRDGAVIEEIGLYRPKEEPSFIQVDSERAQYWLGVGAQPTPALEAILKVTGDWQKFKGLPGAEGTLKVAPPKPDKLELFNKALAEAHASAGSEAVTKKAAKKAEEPKAEEAPAEEPKAEAASTDEAQAAEAEA from the coding sequence GTGGCTGTCAAGATCCGCTTGAAGCGCCTGGGCAAGATCCGGGTTCCGCAGTACCGCATCGTCATCGTCGACTCCCGCAAGAAGCGTGACGGCGCTGTCATCGAGGAGATCGGTCTCTACCGTCCCAAGGAGGAGCCGAGCTTTATCCAGGTCGACTCCGAGCGCGCCCAGTACTGGCTCGGCGTCGGCGCCCAGCCGACCCCGGCTCTCGAGGCGATCCTCAAGGTGACCGGCGACTGGCAGAAGTTCAAGGGCCTCCCGGGCGCCGAGGGCACCCTCAAGGTCGCCCCGCCGAAGCCCGACAAGCTGGAGCTCTTCAACAAGGCTCTCGCCGAGGCGCACGCCTCCGCCGGTTCCGAGGCCGTCACCAAGAAGGCCGCCAAGAAGGCCGAGGAGCCCAAGGCCGAGGAGGCTCCGGCTGAGGAGCCCAAGGCCGAGGCTGCGTCGACTGACGAGGCCCAGGCCGCCGAGGCCGAGGCCTGA